A part of Myxococcus landrumus genomic DNA contains:
- a CDS encoding DUF6982 domain-containing protein: MSDTRAAMREFRFLDEKRKLGSLSPVEEARWGELRAHLGVQDTPAPDAAAWQQEAAPQGYYGADGQWYAYPAGYAQQPQGYYGADGQWYAYPADPAYAQQPQGYYAADGQWYAYPASYDPNQAYAQQGYDPNQAYAQQGYDPNQAYAQQGYDPNQAYAQQGYDPNQAYAQQQGYDPNAGYPGYDPNQAYAQQQGYDPNQGWPASPQDAQGVAGQQPYYAGYEQTPQDPAAYAPLPSAESENLALSTDDIDIPALSEPAPWMPPSPTPVPIAPPASATSTSASFADVLDDSGSEDAGASGGDAGMLDSASFDTVSPEVETAAAPEEDFGELDAHVEPVAAAREPEASLESSFADLSLEVESAPMDVSDSVLEVASSESELEVPSSEIELVDASGESEPVLAEERAPAPLDEAWASAPLAVDPLESAVEELADANDVIDVGTMDAGGAEVASGGAELALDASDMLEPMAPESSIEDLSVDASAATEDWSAVDAAQAGTDASVEEIALDSADVSASGLDSSPPLELHHADSQEADAWTASMETESTPEPSASVLDTESAPEEHLSAGPFDAPVPPGEAPTFDVADLGAEEALSSETSPFDSQAVPSLEIRSVRVGPDLQAETVEVDTDAAVLPEIGTESGELASAPAETFDLSGSPEDAVPLAAAGEFLESGQFSAPNDRGMELPLEGSGESEWSAQSSELEPLASSAGMIAEQLATEDAAAIELQPQWESTADASTAGAAEWSESTAPASPDVIELQPEWASASTSESTPEGTAQPEWAATEELSPEAAQVEWTADTTSAEQTADAARSEWTATAEELPADAVQAEWAAPSGDTTAAQPEWAAASEELPADAVQAEWSASTGDTTAAQPEWSATTEELPADAVQSEWATPASDATAAQSEWTATAEELPADAVQAEWSTPASDATAAQSEWSATTEELPADAVQAEWAAPASDATAAQPEWSATAEELPADAVQAEWASTANESVPGEAQPESAVTATELPADAIQSEWASNEGAPVSGEAQPEWAATAEELPADAVQAEWSSTEGTPAAGEAQPEWAATVEELPADAVQSEWAATASEPASDTAQPEWSATAEEIPADAVQAEWSTSANEAASTTAQPEWSATVEELPADAVQAEWSATASEPASDTAQPEWSATVEELPADAVQSEWSATASEPASDTAQPEWSATVEELPADAVQSEWAATEGTPVTSAEQPEWAATVEELPADAIQSEWAANANEPVAGSAQPEWTASAEVVPAAELQGEWSATAEELPADAVQAEWNTSANEAASTAAQPEWSATSEEIPADAVQTEWSASENDAATATAQPEWSAATEELPADAVQAEWGATESEPASALPEWSATAELPADAVQAEWGATESEPASATAQPEWSTATEELPADAVQAEWSTSESEPASTTAQPEWSATEELPADAVQAEWSTSESEPATALPEWSAAATEELPADAVQAEWGATESEPTSATAQPEWSATEELPADAVQAEWGATESEPTAATAQPEWAATAEELPADAVQAEWAATENEPAPAAAQPEWSATAEELPADAVQAEWTATANEATAEELPADAVQAEWETNTPVAGSTAQPEWAATAEELPADAVQSEWASISTTPESGVAQPEWAATVEELPADAVQSEWASTTNAPGTAQPEWSATTEELPADAVQSEWASTTNAPGTAQPEWAATTEELPADAVQSEWSSTTNAPGTAQPEWSATTEELPADAVQSEWASTTNAPGTAQPEWAATTEELPADAVQSEWSSTSNEPGVAQSEWATEELPVAPAQPEWADSSDPVTGATQPEWAAEELPADAVQAEWDSTANAPITAQPEWSATTEELPADAVQAEWDSTANAPITAQAEWSPTEPEATPEWSASTSTTPSTEPWNDPSVDAEPTLELSTEEQAPAEAIQVEEEVTWAEEPPPQAKPWHSRDSSPFGTPGKDYSAPTPTPVLTSPPLAPLMEEEEEVAVEFEPEPEQDLAEIELVEEAAEPEAAPPRTATAVAAAALSAALRPSAPPPPPLAATHEPLFEEEPAAGTSSFVEGEHKVIIHTVEGQVKRGTIRDADLLDDVILLEQQSGFAAEPIPGKRLKAIFFVVPAGTRHPPAEGQKIRVTFNDGRQVAGFSLDFKSSTPGFFVVPADQRTNTPRIFIYRASVQAVTEG, encoded by the coding sequence ATGTCGGACACGCGCGCAGCCATGAGAGAATTTCGCTTCCTCGACGAGAAGCGAAAACTGGGAAGCCTGTCTCCCGTCGAGGAGGCACGCTGGGGCGAGCTGCGCGCGCACCTTGGCGTCCAGGACACTCCCGCGCCCGATGCTGCCGCCTGGCAGCAGGAGGCGGCGCCCCAGGGCTACTACGGCGCGGATGGCCAGTGGTACGCCTACCCCGCCGGCTACGCCCAGCAGCCCCAGGGCTACTACGGCGCCGACGGCCAGTGGTACGCCTACCCCGCCGACCCGGCCTACGCGCAGCAGCCCCAGGGCTACTACGCCGCCGATGGCCAGTGGTACGCCTACCCCGCCAGCTACGACCCGAACCAGGCCTACGCGCAGCAGGGCTACGACCCGAACCAGGCCTACGCGCAGCAGGGCTACGATCCAAACCAGGCCTACGCGCAACAGGGCTACGACCCGAATCAGGCCTACGCGCAGCAGGGTTACGACCCGAACCAGGCCTACGCGCAGCAGCAGGGCTATGACCCCAACGCGGGTTACCCGGGCTACGACCCGAACCAGGCCTATGCGCAGCAGCAGGGCTATGACCCGAACCAGGGCTGGCCAGCCTCGCCCCAGGATGCGCAGGGTGTCGCTGGGCAGCAGCCGTACTATGCGGGCTACGAGCAGACGCCGCAGGACCCGGCCGCCTACGCCCCGCTCCCCTCCGCGGAGTCGGAGAACCTGGCGCTCAGCACCGACGACATCGACATCCCCGCGCTGAGCGAGCCCGCGCCGTGGATGCCCCCCAGCCCCACGCCAGTCCCCATCGCTCCGCCGGCCTCGGCCACGTCGACGTCCGCTTCGTTCGCGGATGTCCTCGATGATTCGGGGAGCGAGGACGCGGGGGCCTCGGGTGGTGACGCGGGGATGCTCGACTCCGCTTCGTTCGACACGGTGTCTCCCGAGGTGGAGACGGCGGCGGCTCCGGAAGAGGATTTCGGAGAGCTGGATGCGCACGTGGAGCCCGTGGCCGCGGCTCGCGAGCCGGAGGCTTCGCTCGAATCGTCCTTCGCCGACCTCTCCCTGGAGGTCGAGTCGGCGCCGATGGATGTCTCGGACTCCGTGCTTGAGGTTGCGTCGTCCGAGTCCGAGCTGGAGGTGCCGTCGTCGGAGATCGAGCTGGTCGACGCCTCGGGTGAGAGTGAGCCGGTGCTGGCCGAGGAGCGCGCTCCCGCGCCCTTGGATGAGGCGTGGGCTTCCGCGCCGCTCGCCGTGGATCCGCTCGAGTCGGCGGTGGAAGAGCTCGCCGACGCGAACGACGTCATCGACGTTGGGACGATGGATGCGGGCGGTGCGGAGGTGGCGTCGGGTGGCGCGGAGCTCGCGCTCGATGCGTCCGACATGCTCGAGCCCATGGCTCCGGAGTCGAGCATCGAGGACCTGTCGGTTGACGCCTCTGCCGCCACCGAGGACTGGTCGGCCGTGGACGCGGCCCAGGCTGGGACGGACGCCTCGGTGGAGGAGATTGCCCTCGACAGCGCGGACGTGAGCGCGTCGGGCCTGGATTCGAGCCCCCCGCTGGAGCTGCACCACGCGGATTCGCAGGAGGCCGATGCGTGGACCGCGTCCATGGAGACCGAGTCCACGCCGGAGCCCTCCGCGTCGGTGCTGGACACGGAGTCCGCGCCCGAGGAGCACCTGAGCGCCGGGCCGTTCGATGCGCCGGTGCCCCCGGGCGAGGCGCCGACGTTCGACGTGGCGGACCTGGGCGCGGAAGAGGCGCTGTCCTCGGAGACGTCGCCGTTCGATTCCCAGGCGGTGCCGTCGCTGGAGATTCGCTCCGTGCGCGTCGGGCCGGATCTCCAGGCCGAGACCGTCGAGGTCGACACCGATGCGGCGGTGCTCCCGGAGATTGGGACGGAGTCTGGTGAGCTGGCGTCGGCTCCGGCCGAGACGTTCGACCTGAGTGGCAGCCCCGAGGATGCGGTGCCCCTCGCGGCGGCGGGTGAGTTCCTCGAGTCCGGACAGTTCTCCGCGCCGAACGACCGGGGGATGGAGCTGCCTCTCGAAGGCTCCGGCGAGAGTGAGTGGAGCGCGCAGTCGAGTGAGCTGGAGCCGCTCGCGAGCAGCGCGGGAATGATCGCGGAGCAACTCGCGACCGAGGATGCGGCGGCCATCGAGCTGCAACCCCAGTGGGAATCCACGGCGGACGCGTCGACGGCGGGAGCTGCGGAGTGGAGCGAGAGCACCGCGCCGGCAAGCCCCGATGTCATCGAGCTCCAGCCCGAGTGGGCCTCCGCGTCCACGAGCGAGTCGACTCCCGAGGGCACGGCTCAGCCAGAGTGGGCTGCGACGGAGGAGCTGTCTCCCGAAGCGGCGCAGGTTGAATGGACCGCGGACACGACATCCGCCGAGCAGACCGCGGACGCGGCTCGGTCGGAGTGGACGGCCACGGCCGAGGAACTCCCCGCCGATGCGGTTCAAGCGGAGTGGGCAGCGCCTTCGGGTGACACCACCGCCGCGCAGCCCGAATGGGCCGCCGCGTCTGAAGAACTCCCCGCGGATGCCGTGCAGGCGGAGTGGTCCGCGTCGACAGGCGACACCACTGCGGCTCAGCCCGAGTGGTCCGCTACGACCGAGGAGCTTCCCGCCGACGCCGTTCAGTCTGAGTGGGCCACGCCCGCGAGCGACGCCACTGCGGCTCAGTCCGAGTGGACTGCCACGGCCGAGGAACTCCCCGCCGATGCCGTGCAGGCGGAGTGGTCCACGCCCGCGAGCGACGCCACTGCGGCTCAGTCCGAGTGGTCCGCTACGACCGAAGAGCTTCCGGCGGACGCGGTTCAGGCCGAGTGGGCAGCGCCCGCGAGCGACGCCACTGCGGCTCAGCCCGAGTGGTCCGCAACGGCCGAGGAGCTCCCCGCCGATGCCGTTCAGGCGGAGTGGGCCTCCACCGCGAATGAGTCCGTCCCTGGCGAGGCGCAGCCCGAGTCGGCCGTCACCGCCACGGAACTCCCTGCGGATGCGATTCAGTCGGAGTGGGCGTCGAACGAAGGCGCGCCGGTTTCTGGCGAGGCGCAACCTGAGTGGGCAGCCACGGCCGAAGAACTCCCCGCCGATGCCGTTCAGGCAGAGTGGTCTTCCACCGAGGGAACACCCGCAGCCGGAGAGGCACAACCCGAGTGGGCCGCGACGGTCGAAGAGCTTCCCGCTGATGCCGTTCAGTCTGAGTGGGCAGCCACTGCGAGCGAGCCCGCTTCTGACACCGCGCAGCCCGAGTGGTCCGCCACGGCCGAAGAGATTCCCGCTGATGCGGTCCAAGCGGAATGGAGCACCTCGGCGAACGAGGCTGCGTCCACCACCGCGCAGCCCGAGTGGTCCGCGACGGTCGAAGAGCTTCCCGCCGATGCCGTTCAGGCCGAGTGGTCCGCCACTGCGAGCGAGCCCGCTTCTGACACCGCGCAGCCCGAGTGGTCCGCGACGGTCGAAGAGCTTCCCGCTGATGCCGTTCAGTCTGAGTGGTCTGCCACCGCAAGCGAGCCCGCTTCTGACACCGCGCAGCCCGAGTGGTCCGCGACGGTCGAAGAGCTTCCCGCCGATGCCGTTCAGTCTGAGTGGGCAGCCACTGAAGGCACTCCCGTAACCAGTGCCGAACAGCCCGAGTGGGCTGCGACGGTCGAAGAGCTTCCTGCCGACGCCATTCAGTCTGAGTGGGCAGCCAACGCGAACGAGCCTGTGGCCGGCTCCGCACAGCCCGAATGGACGGCCTCGGCTGAAGTAGTCCCGGCCGCTGAGCTCCAGGGTGAGTGGTCTGCCACGGCCGAAGAGCTTCCCGCTGATGCGGTCCAAGCTGAATGGAACACCTCGGCGAACGAGGCCGCGTCCACCGCTGCTCAGCCCGAGTGGTCCGCCACGTCCGAAGAGATTCCCGCGGACGCGGTCCAAACGGAATGGAGCGCCTCGGAGAACGACGCCGCGACCGCCACCGCTCAGCCTGAGTGGTCCGCCGCGACCGAAGAGCTTCCCGCCGATGCCGTTCAGGCTGAGTGGGGCGCGACAGAGAGCGAACCAGCCTCCGCCCTGCCCGAGTGGTCCGCCACCGCAGAGCTTCCCGCTGATGCGGTCCAAGCGGAATGGGGCGCCACGGAGAGCGAGCCCGCGTCCGCTACCGCGCAGCCCGAGTGGTCCACAGCAACCGAAGAGCTTCCTGCCGACGCAGTCCAAGCGGAGTGGAGCACCTCGGAGAGCGAGCCCGCCTCCACCACCGCTCAGCCCGAGTGGTCCGCCACCGAAGAGCTTCCTGCCGACGCAGTCCAAGCGGAGTGGAGCACCTCGGAGAGCGAGCCCGCCACTGCTCTGCCAGAGTGGTCCGCAGCAGCAACCGAAGAGCTTCCCGCTGATGCGGTCCAAGCGGAATGGGGCGCCACGGAGAGCGAGCCCACCTCCGCCACTGCCCAGCCCGAGTGGTCCGCCACCGAAGAGCTTCCGGCTGATGCGGTCCAAGCTGAATGGGGTGCAACGGAGAGCGAGCCCACGGCAGCCACTGCGCAGCCTGAATGGGCTGCAACTGCTGAAGAGCTTCCCGCCGATGCAGTCCAAGCTGAATGGGCCGCAACGGAGAACGAGCCCGCACCCGCTGCTGCGCAGCCGGAGTGGTCTGCCACGGCTGAAGAGCTTCCCGCCGATGCAGTTCAGGCGGAGTGGACTGCTACGGCGAACGAGGCCACTGCCGAGGAACTTCCCGCCGACGCGGTTCAGGCAGAGTGGGAGACCAACACGCCTGTGGCGGGCTCCACCGCGCAGCCCGAATGGGCCGCGACAGCCGAAGAACTTCCCGCAGACGCCGTTCAGTCTGAGTGGGCGTCCATCTCGACCACACCAGAGTCCGGTGTTGCTCAGCCGGAGTGGGCCGCCACTGTCGAGGAACTTCCTGCCGACGCGGTCCAGTCCGAGTGGGCGTCCACCACGAACGCCCCTGGCACCGCTCAGCCCGAGTGGTCGGCCACGACGGAAGAACTCCCCGCCGACGCAGTCCAGTCCGAGTGGGCGTCCACCACGAACGCCCCTGGCACTGCTCAGCCCGAGTGGGCCGCCACGACAGAAGAACTCCCCGCCGACGCCGTCCAGTCCGAGTGGAGCTCCACCACGAACGCCCCTGGCACTGCTCAGCCCGAGTGGTCGGCCACGACGGAAGAACTCCCCGCCGACGCAGTCCAGTCCGAGTGGGCGTCCACCACGAACGCCCCTGGCACTGCTCAGCCCGAGTGGGCCGCCACGACAGAAGAACTCCCCGCCGACGCCGTCCAGTCCGAGTGGAGCTCCACCTCGAACGAGCCCGGCGTCGCGCAATCCGAGTGGGCCACGGAAGAACTCCCCGTCGCCCCGGCACAGCCGGAGTGGGCCGACTCAAGCGACCCAGTGACCGGAGCCACTCAGCCCGAGTGGGCCGCCGAGGAACTCCCCGCCGACGCCGTTCAGGCGGAGTGGGACTCCACCGCGAACGCCCCCATCACCGCGCAGCCCGAGTGGTCCGCCACCACCGAGGAACTCCCCGCCGACGCCGTTCAGGCGGAGTGGGACTCCACCGCGAACGCCCCCATCACCGCACAAGCCGAGTGGTCCCCCACCGAGCCCGAGGCCACTCCCGAATGGAGCGCCTCGACCAGCACCACGCCGTCCACCGAGCCCTGGAACGACCCATCCGTCGACGCGGAGCCGACCCTCGAGCTGTCCACCGAGGAGCAAGCCCCCGCCGAGGCCATCCAGGTCGAAGAGGAAGTGACCTGGGCCGAAGAACCGCCCCCCCAGGCCAAGCCTTGGCATTCCCGCGACAGCAGCCCGTTCGGTACCCCCGGGAAGGACTACTCCGCCCCCACCCCGACGCCCGTCCTCACCTCGCCGCCTCTCGCGCCCCTCATGGAGGAGGAAGAGGAAGTCGCCGTCGAGTTCGAACCGGAGCCGGAGCAGGACCTCGCCGAAATCGAGCTGGTGGAAGAAGCCGCCGAGCCCGAAGCCGCGCCTCCGCGCACCGCCACCGCCGTGGCCGCGGCGGCCCTGAGCGCCGCGCTGCGCCCCTCCGCCCCCCCTCCCCCGCCGCTCGCCGCGACCCACGAGCCGCTCTTCGAGGAAGAGCCCGCCGCGGGCACCTCCTCCTTCGTGGAGGGCGAGCACAAGGTCATCATCCACACCGTCGAGGGACAGGTGAAGCGCGGCACCATCCGCGACGCCGACCTGCTCGACGACGTCATCCTGCTGGAGCAGCAGAGTGGCTTCGCCGCGGAGCCCATCCCCGGCAAGCGCCTCAAGGCCATCTTCTTCGTCGTCCCCGCCGGCACGCGCCACCCGCCCGCGGAAGGTCAGAAGATTCGCGTCACCTTCAACGACGGCCGCCAGGTCGCGGGCTTCTCCCTCGACTTCAAGAGCAGCACCCCGGGCTTCTTCGTCGTCCCCGCCGACCAGCGCACCAACACGCCGCGCATCTTCATCTACCGCGCCAGCGTGCAGGCCGTGACGGAAGGCTGA
- a CDS encoding peptidase MA family metallohydrolase yields the protein MHSLLAALLLAAAPSTPGQKAKDLSGQKAWEELYLAFGSGDEKAVPEEQRATVSGALAKGCQALLKDDAVMAYSMGERAIVYEESAPALRCLATAARKTEQRAAAEAALLKGITRYPKDGSFPLELGKLLLEEQDAVGSQAALEKVPPRSREAAEAKRLLKQARQQTLQEDAARSEATRISRRLGGSSPQAANQGGDETSVVSLGTRPGMSVRAPDVGFESRVDASGMRVRANNRFVISYFDNERDFSQRADYEGKVVEILNEAYHFTRQVLGETRETPVSVVLYTAKEFGATFGQRAARFIAGRYMENAIRINDAAELTRETRATLVHEYIHSAVADFCGGNDQDMDKLPIWFNEGLAMFVEWKYQDVPGPNLRLANQMRAVVSASGKLPRLRDMTWVAPMNTASPEMGYAASGLAVKEMMRREGAHRLMTLLRAVCRDGASFDEALKTHYGMTLEDLDTEVERSLEKR from the coding sequence ATGCATTCCCTGCTCGCCGCACTGCTGCTCGCCGCCGCCCCCTCCACGCCAGGACAGAAGGCCAAGGACCTCTCGGGACAGAAGGCCTGGGAGGAGCTGTACCTGGCGTTCGGGTCTGGTGACGAGAAGGCGGTCCCCGAGGAGCAGCGGGCCACGGTGTCTGGCGCGCTGGCGAAGGGCTGTCAGGCGCTGCTGAAGGACGACGCCGTCATGGCGTATTCGATGGGCGAGCGCGCCATCGTGTACGAAGAGTCCGCGCCCGCGCTGCGCTGCCTGGCGACCGCCGCGCGGAAGACGGAGCAGCGCGCCGCGGCCGAGGCCGCCCTGCTCAAGGGCATCACGCGCTATCCCAAGGACGGCAGCTTCCCGCTGGAGCTGGGCAAGCTGCTGCTGGAGGAGCAGGACGCGGTGGGCTCGCAGGCCGCGCTGGAGAAGGTGCCCCCTCGCTCGCGCGAAGCGGCCGAGGCGAAGCGGCTGCTCAAGCAGGCCCGGCAACAGACGCTGCAGGAGGACGCGGCCCGCTCGGAGGCCACGCGCATCTCCCGCCGGCTGGGAGGTAGCTCCCCGCAGGCGGCGAACCAGGGCGGGGATGAGACCTCCGTCGTCTCGCTCGGGACTCGGCCGGGGATGAGCGTCCGCGCTCCCGACGTCGGCTTCGAGTCCCGCGTGGATGCCTCCGGCATGCGCGTGCGGGCCAACAACCGGTTCGTCATCAGCTACTTCGACAACGAGCGCGACTTCAGCCAGCGCGCCGACTACGAAGGCAAGGTCGTCGAAATCCTCAACGAGGCCTACCACTTCACCCGCCAGGTGCTCGGGGAGACGCGGGAGACCCCGGTCTCCGTCGTGCTCTATACGGCCAAGGAGTTCGGAGCCACCTTCGGCCAGCGGGCGGCCCGGTTCATCGCCGGCAGGTACATGGAGAACGCCATCCGCATCAACGACGCGGCGGAGCTGACGCGCGAGACTCGGGCGACCCTCGTCCACGAGTACATCCACTCCGCCGTCGCCGACTTCTGCGGCGGAAACGACCAGGATATGGACAAGCTGCCCATCTGGTTCAACGAGGGGCTGGCCATGTTCGTGGAGTGGAAGTACCAGGATGTGCCGGGCCCCAACCTGCGGCTGGCGAACCAGATGCGCGCCGTGGTGTCGGCTTCGGGGAAGCTCCCCAGGCTGCGGGACATGACCTGGGTCGCCCCAATGAACACCGCCTCCCCCGAAATGGGCTACGCGGCGTCCGGACTGGCGGTCAAAGAAATGATGCGCCGAGAGGGGGCTCACCGCCTGATGACCCTCTTGCGCGCGGTGTGCCGCGACGGGGCCAGCTTTGACGAGGCGCTCAAGACCCACTACGGAATGACCCTGGAAGACCTCGATACCGAGGTCGAACGGTCCCTGGAGAAGAGGTAG
- the ilvA gene encoding threonine ammonia-lyase: protein MVTLQDIHAARERLRDAIRPTPCPASDYFTERTECAAVYFKLENLQRTGAFKERGALNKLLTLTPEEKKRGVIAASAGNHAQGVAYHARRLGVKATIVMPERTPLIKVSRTRDDYGARVVLKGANYDEAYTEALRLQKDEGLVFVHPFNDPHVIAGQGTIGLELLEQWPDVEVVLVPIGGGGLISGVACALKESKPGIQVIGVQTSTIDSMKASVEAGKLVELPAAGTTIADGIAVKKVGDLTFEMVRKYVDAVVSVDEEEIAAAILTLLEQEKSVVEGAGAVGVAAVLNGHVPRAKGKRTAIILSGGNIDMNVISRIIERGLVKAGRLVQLEVRLPDRPGMLARLTTRIAELKANVVDLHHERAFSKAGLGEAMVEVTLETTGPAHIRELETALEELGWQVTRK, encoded by the coding sequence ATGGTCACCCTCCAGGACATCCACGCCGCCCGGGAACGGCTGCGCGACGCCATCCGGCCCACGCCCTGCCCCGCGTCGGACTACTTCACGGAGCGGACGGAGTGCGCCGCGGTGTACTTCAAGCTGGAGAACCTCCAGCGGACGGGCGCGTTCAAGGAGCGCGGCGCGCTCAACAAGCTGCTGACGCTGACGCCGGAGGAGAAGAAGCGCGGAGTCATCGCCGCTTCCGCTGGCAACCACGCGCAGGGCGTCGCGTACCACGCGCGTCGGCTGGGGGTGAAGGCCACCATCGTCATGCCGGAGCGCACGCCGCTCATCAAGGTGTCGCGCACGCGGGATGACTACGGCGCGCGCGTGGTGCTCAAGGGCGCCAACTACGACGAGGCCTATACGGAAGCGCTGCGCCTCCAGAAGGACGAGGGCCTCGTCTTCGTCCACCCGTTCAATGACCCGCACGTCATCGCGGGCCAGGGAACCATCGGCCTGGAGCTGTTGGAGCAGTGGCCGGACGTGGAGGTGGTGCTCGTCCCCATCGGCGGCGGCGGGCTCATCTCCGGCGTGGCGTGCGCGCTGAAGGAGTCGAAGCCGGGCATCCAGGTGATTGGCGTGCAGACGTCCACCATCGACAGCATGAAGGCCTCCGTGGAGGCGGGGAAGCTGGTGGAGCTGCCCGCCGCGGGCACCACCATCGCGGATGGCATCGCCGTGAAGAAGGTGGGCGACCTCACCTTCGAGATGGTCCGCAAGTACGTGGACGCGGTGGTGTCGGTGGACGAGGAGGAGATTGCCGCCGCCATCCTCACGCTGCTGGAGCAGGAGAAGAGCGTGGTGGAGGGCGCGGGCGCAGTGGGCGTGGCGGCGGTGCTCAACGGGCACGTGCCTCGGGCGAAGGGCAAGCGCACCGCCATCATCCTGAGCGGCGGCAACATCGACATGAACGTCATCAGCCGCATCATCGAGCGCGGCCTGGTGAAGGCCGGACGCCTGGTGCAGTTGGAGGTGCGGCTGCCGGACCGGCCCGGAATGCTCGCGCGGCTGACCACGCGCATCGCCGAGCTGAAGGCCAACGTGGTGGACCTCCACCACGAGCGCGCCTTCTCCAAGGCGGGCCTGGGCGAGGCGATGGTGGAGGTCACCCTGGAGACCACCGGCCCCGCGCACATCCGCGAGCTGGAGACGGCGCTCGAGGAGCTGGGTTGGCAGGTGACGCGCAAGTAG
- a CDS encoding Glu/Leu/Phe/Val family dehydrogenase, producing MSAVEGTNYYFRKAARIMDVGTPIETLLATPLREVKVQVSIEMDSGEIRTFLGYRIQHDNSRGPMKGGLRYHPKLDQDESSSLASLMTWKTAVVNLPYGGAKGGIACDPSQLSLKELERLTRKFVDQIQDVIGPTRDIPAPDVNTNPQVMAWIMDQYSRYHGHSPAVVTGKPLELYGSKGREAATGRGLQYVCREILRDLGLPVKGTRFAIQGFGNVGSHTAQLLWEDGGVVVAVADVLGGVRNPQGLDIPSLFEHVKRTGTVTGFGGGTACTNEEVLAADCEVLIPAALGHALTRDNAHTVRARLIIEGANGATQPEADEIFEKRGIFVVPDVLASAGGVTVSYFEWVQNLQHLSWEEDRVNAELEKTMKEAYERVAQIARSRKVSMRTAAYILAIGRVGKATVLRGI from the coding sequence ATGAGCGCCGTCGAGGGTACCAACTACTACTTCCGCAAGGCCGCGCGGATCATGGACGTGGGCACCCCCATCGAGACGCTGCTCGCCACGCCCCTGCGCGAGGTGAAGGTCCAGGTCTCCATCGAGATGGACTCCGGCGAGATTCGCACGTTCCTCGGCTACCGCATCCAGCACGACAACAGCCGAGGCCCCATGAAGGGCGGCCTGCGCTACCACCCGAAGCTGGACCAGGACGAGTCCTCTTCGCTCGCGTCGCTGATGACGTGGAAGACCGCCGTCGTGAACCTGCCCTACGGCGGCGCCAAGGGCGGCATCGCGTGCGACCCGTCCCAGCTCAGCCTCAAGGAGCTGGAGCGGCTGACGCGCAAGTTCGTCGACCAGATTCAGGACGTCATCGGCCCCACGCGTGACATCCCCGCGCCCGACGTCAACACCAACCCCCAGGTGATGGCGTGGATCATGGACCAGTACTCGCGCTACCACGGCCACTCGCCGGCGGTGGTGACGGGCAAGCCGCTGGAGCTCTACGGCTCCAAGGGCCGTGAAGCCGCCACCGGGCGTGGCCTCCAGTACGTGTGCCGCGAAATCCTCCGCGACCTGGGCCTGCCCGTGAAGGGCACGCGCTTCGCCATCCAGGGCTTCGGCAACGTGGGCAGCCACACCGCGCAGCTGTTGTGGGAGGACGGCGGCGTGGTCGTCGCCGTCGCGGACGTGCTGGGCGGCGTGCGCAATCCGCAGGGCCTGGACATCCCGTCCCTCTTCGAGCACGTCAAGCGCACCGGCACCGTGACGGGCTTTGGGGGTGGCACCGCCTGCACCAACGAAGAGGTGCTCGCGGCCGACTGCGAGGTGCTCATCCCCGCGGCGCTCGGCCACGCGCTCACCCGCGACAACGCCCACACCGTGCGCGCGCGCCTCATCATCGAGGGTGCCAACGGCGCGACGCAGCCGGAGGCGGACGAAATCTTCGAGAAGCGCGGCATCTTCGTGGTGCCCGACGTGCTCGCCAGCGCCGGCGGCGTCACGGTCAGCTACTTCGAATGGGTGCAGAACCTCCAGCACCTGTCCTGGGAAGAGGACCGCGTCAACGCGGAGCTGGAGAAGACGATGAAGGAGGCCTACGAGCGCGTGGCGCAGATTGCCCGCTCGCGAAAGGTCTCCATGCGGACGGCGGCCTACATCCTGGCCATTGGCCGGGTGGGCAAGGCCACCGTGCTGCGCGGCATCTGA
- a CDS encoding helix-turn-helix domain-containing protein yields MSPGPPDASTVNGHLQGLARRIRALRERRGLTQEDFASRCGISVSFASLLERGERSPSYETLLQVAGALDLPLWELLRVDDVEDAGAHRLEGFARAKKLSRPDVDRLLKVAEMMFASGSTPAPPARPEPARCVEPECQRAVLARGLCTAHYHQARRRKVAEPREG; encoded by the coding sequence ATGTCTCCTGGCCCTCCGGATGCTTCGACGGTGAACGGACACCTGCAGGGCCTGGCCCGCAGGATTCGAGCCTTGAGGGAGCGCCGAGGCCTCACCCAGGAGGACTTCGCCTCGCGGTGTGGCATCTCGGTGTCCTTCGCATCCCTGCTGGAGCGAGGCGAGCGCAGCCCCAGCTACGAGACGCTCCTCCAGGTGGCGGGGGCGCTGGACCTGCCCCTCTGGGAGCTGCTCCGGGTGGACGACGTGGAGGACGCGGGGGCCCACCGCCTGGAGGGCTTCGCGAGGGCGAAGAAGCTGTCCCGTCCGGACGTGGACCGACTGCTGAAGGTGGCGGAGATGATGTTCGCTTCAGGTTCCACGCCCGCGCCGCCCGCGAGGCCCGAGCCCGCACGGTGTGTCGAGCCCGAATGCCAGCGAGCCGTCCTGGCCCGAGGGCTCTGCACCGCGCACTACCACCAGGCCCGGCGCAGGAAGGTCGCGGAGCCTCGCGAGGGCTGA